In Bacteroidales bacterium, the sequence CGATAATTCTGCTCCTGTACCCGAAGGTTTGATATTTTTCCCCCAGTACCTTCAGAAAGCAGGATATAAAACAGCATTTTTCGGAAAATGGCATATGGGCCATGATACAGACGATCCGCGTCCCGGATTTGACCACTGGGAAAGCTTCCGTGGACAAGGACAGTACTACAATCCGAAACTCAATATCAATGGAGAACAAATTGCATACAAAGACAGTACTTATATTACGGACTTATTGACCGAACATGCGATCGACTGGATGAAAGGACAAAAAGAAGGGCAACCATTTTTTGTTTACTTATCGCATAAAGCGGTACATGATAACTTCTTACCTGCAAAAAGGCATGCCGGCTGTTATGCCGGTAAAGAGGTTCCTCTTCCTCCATCATTTGATCATCCGAAATATGGAATAAGATCTTTACCCACGAAGGATACCAAAACAGGTAAGGTAGCCAGGGGAACGGATTATTATGGGGAAGAAATGCACCCGGATTGGGTCAAAGCCCAGCGTGAAAGCTGGCATGGAGTGGATTATGCATATCATGGGAGGCAACCGTGGCAGACCAATGTCATCCGTTATTGTGAAACATTACGTGGAGTAGATGAAAGCATAGGGGCCATTTTGGATTATCTTGAAGAAGTGGGACTGGATGAATCTACATTGGTGATATATATGGGCGATAACGGATTTGCATGGGGAGAGCATGGATTGATAGATAAAAGGCAATTTTATGAAGAATCGGTAAGGGTACCCATGTTGGCTCGTTGTCCCGAAGTATGCAAAGGAGGTATGGTGATCGAACAGATGATCCAAAATATTGACATTGCACCCACTGTACTTGAAATTGCAGGCAAAGAAAAACCGGAACACATGAGTGGTAGTTCCTTTATCCCTTTAATGGAAGGAAAGAATGTTGACTGGCGCGACCGTATTTTTTATGAATATTACTGGGAGTATGATTTTCCTCAAACACCGACCATGCACGGTGTACGTACCGATCAATATAAATTGATCCGTTATCATGGCGTTTGGGATACCAATGAGTTTTTTGATATCCGGAACGATCCTTACGAGACCAAAAATCTGATAGCACACCCTGAATATCAGGATATCATCCACCAGTTAACAGCTGATGTATATGATTGGCTGGAGTCTACAGATGGAATGTCGATCCCGCTAAAAAGGACGGTACGTAAACATAATGACCACAGGAATCAAGGAGTATATTAGTTCTTGCTGAATACGGGACCCGGTTAAAAGGTATAAATTCAGGGCTAAAAATGTAAATAACTTATAGGGTTATTTCCTTAACCAGCGTCATTCCAGTGGTAATGGCCTGTTGGTTGAGCGGAATAAGTTTATGGTGCCGTTCGGGAAGGGATTTTTTCAATCCTTCAATAACATTTTCAACTTTCAGGAAAGGGCGAATGGACAAGTAGCCGCCCAGTACGATCATGTTAAAAATGCGCGGATCGGTTTTCGATGCCTCCACAGCTGCTTCAATACAATATATTTTGATGTCCTTCCGTTCAGGATGACGAATGATCCCATTGCTGTCGTAAAGCAATATGCCGCCCGGTTTCACCATCGGCTCGAACTTATCCATCGACTGTTGATTAAGGATAATAGCCGTATCGAATTGGTTGAGTACCGGAGAGCTTACCGGTTCGTCGCTCAGGATGACCGTAACATTGGCCGTTCCACCTCTCATCTCGGGTCCGTAAGAAGGCATCCAACTAACTTCCATACCCTGCATAATTCCCGAATAAGCCAGGATTTTTCCCATTGATAGTACCCCCTGACCGCCAAATCCGGCTATGATTATTTCTTCTGTCATTTTTCTTTACTTTTTTGTCCGGCTATTTCTTGATTAATTCCCCGTTTGCTTTCAGGTCACCCAACGGATAATAGGGGAACATATTCTCTTCCATCCATTGATTGGCTTGCAACGGGGTCATCTTCCATCCCGAATTGCAGCTGGATACTACTTCCACAAAAGAAGTGCCTTTATTCAATTTCTGATTCTCAAATGCCGTACGGATGGCTCTTTTTGTTTTTCTTACAGCCGCAGCCGTATGTACCGATTGGCGCGTAACATAATATGTCCCTTCAAGCCCGGCCACAAGATCGGTAATACGTAAGGGATATCCCATCGTTTCTACATTCCTTCCCAGGGGAGAAGTGGATGTTTTCATTCCCGGAATGGTGGTTGGCGCCATCTGCCCTCCGGTCATGCCGTAGGTGCCATTGTTGATGTATATAATAGCAATATTCTCACCACGGTTACAGGTATGGATGGTTTCTCCGGTTCCAATGGCAGCCAGATCTCCGTCACCCTGATAGGTGAAAACGAACTTTTCGGGAAGAACCCGTTTGACACCTGTTGCCACTGCAGTCGCCCGTCCGTGTGCTGCTTGTATCACATCGATATTATAAAAATCATACAACAATACCGAGCAGCCTACGGGTGAAATACCGATCGTATCTCCTTGTATGCCCATTTCTTCCACTATCTCCATGATCATCCGGACTACCGTTCCATGCCCACAACCCGGACAAAAATTAAAAGTAGCTCCGGTAAGCAATTCACTGGGCTTGTATACTAAATTTTTTTCGTTGACAATATCTTTAACTTCCATTGGCTTCTTTGTTACTT encodes:
- a CDS encoding 2-oxoacid:acceptor oxidoreductase family protein, with the translated sequence MTEEIIIAGFGGQGVLSMGKILAYSGIMQGMEVSWMPSYGPEMRGGTANVTVILSDEPVSSPVLNQFDTAIILNQQSMDKFEPMVKPGGILLYDSNGIIRHPERKDIKIYCIEAAVEASKTDPRIFNMIVLGGYLSIRPFLKVENVIEGLKKSLPERHHKLIPLNQQAITTGMTLVKEITL
- a CDS encoding sulfatase; this translates as MKPYFKYWGIFPVLVSCVPQGDKATENKSLELSDFAGFSKPRNVIFILSDDHRYDFMGFTGRIPWLETPNMDRLAKEGAYLKNAFVTTSLSSPSRASILTGMFSHEHTVVDNSAPVPEGLIFFPQYLQKAGYKTAFFGKWHMGHDTDDPRPGFDHWESFRGQGQYYNPKLNINGEQIAYKDSTYITDLLTEHAIDWMKGQKEGQPFFVYLSHKAVHDNFLPAKRHAGCYAGKEVPLPPSFDHPKYGIRSLPTKDTKTGKVARGTDYYGEEMHPDWVKAQRESWHGVDYAYHGRQPWQTNVIRYCETLRGVDESIGAILDYLEEVGLDESTLVIYMGDNGFAWGEHGLIDKRQFYEESVRVPMLARCPEVCKGGMVIEQMIQNIDIAPTVLEIAGKEKPEHMSGSSFIPLMEGKNVDWRDRIFYEYYWEYDFPQTPTMHGVRTDQYKLIRYHGVWDTNEFFDIRNDPYETKNLIAHPEYQDIIHQLTADVYDWLESTDGMSIPLKRTVRKHNDHRNQGVY
- a CDS encoding 2-oxoglutarate oxidoreductase, with the protein product MEVKDIVNEKNLVYKPSELLTGATFNFCPGCGHGTVVRMIMEIVEEMGIQGDTIGISPVGCSVLLYDFYNIDVIQAAHGRATAVATGVKRVLPEKFVFTYQGDGDLAAIGTGETIHTCNRGENIAIIYINNGTYGMTGGQMAPTTIPGMKTSTSPLGRNVETMGYPLRITDLVAGLEGTYYVTRQSVHTAAAVRKTKRAIRTAFENQKLNKGTSFVEVVSSCNSGWKMTPLQANQWMEENMFPYYPLGDLKANGELIKK